A genomic window from Camelina sativa cultivar DH55 chromosome 2, Cs, whole genome shotgun sequence includes:
- the LOC104715660 gene encoding adrenodoxin-like protein 1, mitochondrial: protein MLGHRISRFGSAIVKQLAREGYISTLGRRNLQRSYGHYLPSLPIVQRQTRTSQEAFFLKNHRFYTASATSSEQGDEETEKITIIFVDKDGEEIPVKVPIGMSVLEAAHENDIDLEGACEASLACSTCHVIVMDTEYYNKLEEPTDEENDMLDLAFGLTETSRLGCQVIASPELDGVRLAIPSATRNFAVDGFVPKPH, encoded by the exons ATGTTAGGTCATAGAATCTCAAGATTCGGGTCTGCCATTGTTAAACAGCTCGCAAGAG AGGGATATATATCAACACTTGGGAGAAGGAATCTACAACGGTCGTATGGCCACTACTTGCCGTCTTTG CCAATAGTACAGAGGCAAACTAGGACTTCTCAAGAAGCATTCTTCTTGAAGAACCATAGGTTTTATACTGCTTCAGCTACTTCCTCTGAGCAGGGTGACGAAGAAACTGAAAA GATAACCATTATCTTCGTCGATAAAGATGGAGAGGAAATCCCTGTTAAAGTCCCTATTGGAATGTCAGTGCTCGAAGCTGCTCATGAAAATGATATAGACCTTGAAG GGGCTTGTGAGGCTTCTCTAGCGTGTTCAACGTGTCACGTGATCGTGATG GACACAGAATATTACAACAAACTTGAAGAACCAACAGATGAAGAGAATGATATGCTTGATCTTGCTTTTGGGCTTACAGAAAC GTCACGACTCGGATGCCAAGTCATTGCAAGCCCAGAGCTAGATGGTGTCCGTTTGGCCATTCCGTCAGCCACAAGAAATTTCGCAGTTGATGGATTTGTTCCAAAACCTCATTAG
- the LOC104715652 gene encoding cell division cycle protein 123 homolog has product MKEEEVNRCQIQNWYPKFRSITIRTKFHQLPESFISYLTDDSGPFLLPESVTNEDAMPNRVHNFEEEDDFQVSEGSDNEAETPLNPPSFPQLEIEIMESIETLGGTVLPKLNWSAPKDAAWISPSQNLSCTCFNEIALLFRSSDSLVHDLFNAYDSCSDKVSSRPESFYLALRKWYPSLKPEMEFRCFVKSNELVGISQREVTTFYPILLSEKDLLKGLIEEFFDDKIRLEFESENYTFDVYVTKERRVKLIDFNTWCGSTLPLMFTWEELEKIHYGECDDELELRIVESRRSVLPGLKTAVPYDYLDVSSGSGWDEVFKKAEEELRNESFG; this is encoded by the exons ATGAAGGAGGAAGAAGTAAATCGATGCCAGATTCAGAACTGGTATCCAAAATTCAGATCCATAACCATTAGAACCAAATTTCAC CAGCTTCCAGAGTCGTTCATCAGCTACCTCACCGATGATTCTGGTCCGTTTCTTCTCCCTGAATCCGTAACAAACGAAGACGCGATGCCCAATAGAGTCCACaatttcgaagaagaagatgatttccAAGTCTCCGAAGGTTCAGATAACGAAGCAGAGACGCCATTGAATCCCCCATCGTTTCCACAACTCGAAATCGAGATCATGGAATCAATCGAAACCCTAGGCGGTACAGTTTTACCGAAGCTGAATTGGAGTGCACCAAAGGATGCAGCTTGGATTAGCCCATCACAGAATCTTAGCTGTACTTGTTTCAATGAGATTGCTCTCTTGTTTCGTTCTTCGGATTCGTTGGTTCATGATCTCTTCAATGCTTATGATTCGTGTAGTGACAAAGTCTCTTCGAGACCAGAAAGTTTCTACCTTGCGTTGAGAAAATGGTACCCTTCTTTGAAGCCTGAGATGGAGTTTAGATGCTTTGTGAAATCAAACGAGCTTGTTGGGATTTCCCAGCGTGAGGTAACTACGTTTTACCCTATTCTTCTCAGTGAGAAGGACTTGCTCAAGGGGTTGATTGAAGAGTTCTTTGATGATAAGATTAGGTTGGAGTTTGAATCAGAGAATTACACTTTTGATGTTTATGTGACAAAGGAGAGAAGGGTTAAGCTAATAGATTTCAATACTTGGTGTGGTTCTACTTTGCCGTTGATGTTTACGTGGGAAGAACTTGAGAAGATTCATTATGGAGaatgtgatgatgaattggAACTGAGGATTGTTGAGAGCCGTCGTAGTGTGCTTCCTGGTTTGAAAACAGCTGTTCCTTATGATTATCTTGATGTGAGTTCTGGTAGTGGTTGGGATGAGGTTTTTAAGAAAGCTGAAGAGGAGCTTCGGAATGAGAGTTTTGGATGA
- the LOC104715610 gene encoding cell division cycle protein 123 homolog: MKEEEVNRCQIQNWYPKFRSITIRTKFHQLPESFISYLTDDSGPFLLPESVTNEDAMPNRVHNFEEEDDFQVSEGSDNEAETPLNPPSFPQLEIEIMESIETLGGTVLPKLNWSAPKDAAWISPSQNLSCTCFNEIALLFRSSDSLVHDLFNAYDSCSDKVSSRPESFYLALRKWYPSLKPEMEFRCFVKSNELVGISQREVTTFYPILLSEKDLLKGLIEEFFDDKIRLEFESENYTFDVYVTKERRVKLIDFNTWCGSTLPLMFTWEELEKIHYGECDDELELRIVESRRSVLPGLKTAVPYDYLDVSSGSGWDEVFKKAEEELRNESFG, translated from the coding sequence ATGAAGGAGGAAGAAGTAAATCGATGCCAGATTCAGAACTGGTATCCAAAATTCAGATCCATAACCATTAGAACCAAATTTCACCAGCTTCCAGAGTCGTTCATCAGCTACCTCACCGATGATTCTGGTCCGTTTCTTCTCCCTGAATCCGTAACAAACGAAGACGCGATGCCCAATAGAGTCCACaatttcgaagaagaagatgatttccAAGTCTCCGAAGGTTCAGATAACGAAGCAGAGACGCCATTGAATCCCCCATCGTTTCCACAACTCGAAATCGAGATCATGGAATCAATCGAAACCCTAGGCGGTACAGTTTTACCGAAGCTGAATTGGAGTGCACCAAAGGATGCAGCTTGGATTAGCCCATCACAGAATCTTAGCTGTACTTGTTTCAATGAGATTGCTCTCTTGTTTCGTTCTTCGGATTCGTTGGTTCATGATCTCTTCAATGCTTATGATTCGTGTAGTGACAAAGTCTCTTCGAGACCAGAAAGTTTCTACCTTGCGTTGAGAAAATGGTACCCTTCTTTGAAGCCTGAGATGGAGTTTAGATGCTTTGTGAAATCAAACGAGCTTGTTGGGATTTCCCAGCGTGAGGTAACTACGTTTTACCCTATTCTTCTCAGTGAGAAGGACTTGCTCAAGGGGTTGATTGAAGAGTTCTTTGATGATAAGATTAGGTTGGAGTTTGAATCAGAGAATTACACTTTTGATGTTTATGTGACAAAGGAGAGAAGGGTTAAGCTAATAGATTTCAATACTTGGTGTGGTTCTACTTTGCCGTTGATGTTTACGTGGGAAGAACTTGAGAAGATTCATTATGGAGaatgtgatgatgaattggAACTGAGGATTGTTGAGAGCCGTCGTAGTGTGCTTCCTGGTTTGAAAACAGCTGTTCCTTATGATTATCTTGATGTGAGTTCTGGTAGTGGTTGGGATGAGGTTTTTAAGAAAGCTGAAGAGGAGCTTCGGAATGAGAGTTTTGGATGA